The Montipora capricornis isolate CH-2021 chromosome 3, ASM3666992v2, whole genome shotgun sequence genome window below encodes:
- the LOC138041280 gene encoding uncharacterized protein, with product MTWFCYGGTVRVAFCSVVCLLYHLGSVNPKPLPQEGGSVTQTGEPSHFQVDDKAAEIEVNANPAGVKVNAKPASLQVVAKPGTPAVPIFHPSIHLAQHYAPPPVIHRQPAVFFHGCYHFPYCHNWFYNGIKRGKFPTPSSDETPVRAHKSDIPRENKHINDVKEWKRQFISPVPQLVQPSSFDGLGALGSFGSYGYGPYSPFSRVSSPLGAYNLQTNPQVRSFALPSQFGYPEGSEQTAFTRGIVPVMADPQENPDVLRGFEKLYKELNRLKAIYNDILRQGSHNTLQSLGYGSAMDLNGARSSSAVRGGLNYVPSNLQTVQYVDPVSLGKLYLPSQLSQLYAPQGSLMQSNGITGSSLGEQAISPYVALSPMLQRLQLVGRSKVPGESAKKTKKRKGFMKGKKKVKRQAIVEPIVPEEQSDVDDLIQDGISQDYKRQFIFAPALETAAQQYQPFPSSVLQETLHPQIGQLQLQQLMEQQSLVPQNVGLQPMRINSVPVVQTGMSGSQQLGNFLPLESAPLRYLAPSVMSSMEALRSRLTGRLSPLMSSSLVPSSLISPLRFSGLSQPRNALGSIQDFSSGSLFQGRPVFRQPSRYGFQRYTRRSLLRPQYRRQLDNIREEHLDALEPEILGKEEITTPGTYTTERVPTSEGETLINSSVGFGPITVEAKTAEGARAEEAGVEDKRESIARLFHSNNKRPLKKKL from the exons ATGACATGGTTTTGTTATGGTGGGACTGTTCGGGTTGCATTCTGTTCagttgtttgtttattgtatCATCTTGGAAGTGTTAATCCAAAACCATTACCTCAAGAAGGTGGCTCAGTGACTCAAACTGGTGAACCATCACATTTTCAAGTCGATGATAAGGCGGCTGAGATTGAAGTTAATGCTAACCCAGCTGGGGTGAAAGTCAACGCCAAACCAGCGTCTCTTCAAGTTGTCGCAAAACCTGGCACTCCAGCTGTCCCAATATTCCATCCATCAATACACCTGGCGCAGCACTATGCACCTCCTCCGGTCATTCATCGCCAACCAGCTGTGTTTTTTCATGGGTGTTACCATTTTCCTTATTGCCACAACTGGTTTTATAATGGAATAAAACGAGGAAAGTTTCCAACGCCTAGCAGTGATGAAACCCCTGTCAGGGCACACAAATCAGACATTCCGCGAGAAAATAAACACATAAACGACGTGAAGGAATGGAAGCGTCAATTTATATCCCCTGTTCCACAACTTGTACAACCCTCATCATTTGATGGTTTGGGAGCCCTCGGTTCTTTTGGATCGTATGGATACGGGCCCTATTCTCCGTTTTCACGCGTAAGCTCTCCTTTAGGGGCGTATAATCTGCAAACAAATCCTCAAGTACGATCTTTTGCATTGCCCTCTCAGTTTGGTTATCCAGAGGGGTCGGAACAAACTGCTTTCACGAGAGGCATCGTTCCTGTCATGGCAGATCCTCAGGAAAATCCCGACGTTTTGCGTGGATTTGAGAAACTGTACAAGGAGCTCAACAGACTCAAGGCGATATACAACGACATCTTGAGACAAGGAAGCCATAATACTTTGCAAAGTTTAGGATATGGTAGTGCAATGGATCTTAATGGTGCGAGGAGCTCTAGTGCAGTGAGGGGTGGCCTAAATTATGTGCCTTCAAATCTACAAACCGTTCAATATGTTGATCCTGTGAGTTTGGGAAAACTTTACCTGCCTTCACAATTGTCTCAACTTTACGCGCCACAAGGCTCTTTGATGCAGTCCAATGGAATCACAG GGTCCTCACTTGGTGAGCAAGCCATTTCCCCATATGTCGCACTGTCTCCTATGCTGCAGCGACTGCAATTAGTAGGCAGGTCAAAAGTCCCTGGGGAATCAGcgaagaaaacaaagaagcGTAAAGGGTTcatgaaagggaaaaaaaaggtcAAACGGCAAGCCATAGTTGAACCAATCGTGCCTGAAGAACAGAGTGATGTGGATGATTTAATACAAGATGGCATTTCTCAAGACTACAAGCGACAATTTATTTTTGCACCAGCTCTGGAAACAGCAGCGCAGCAATATCAGCCATTTCCGTCATCAGTGTTGCAGGAAACTTTGCATCCCCAGATAGGTCAGTTACAACTTCAGCAGCTGATGGAGCAGCAGTCTCTCGTACCACAGAATGTTGGGTTGCAGCCAATGAGGATAAATTCAGTACCTGTGGTACAAACAGGAATGTCAGGGTCTCAGCAGCTTGGAAATTTCCTTCCGTTGGAATCAGCGCCACTTAGGTACCTAGCACCTTCTGTGATGTCATCGATGGAAGCGCTTCGTTCAAGATTGACTGGTAGATTGTCCCCCTTGATGTCCTCATCATTAGTTCCTTCAAGTTTAATATCCCCACTTCGTTTCAGTGGGTTGTCTCAGCCACGAAATGCCTTAGGTTCGATACAAGATTTTTCTTCTGGGTCTCTCTTCCAAGGCAGACCAGTTTTTCGTCAGCCAAGTAGATATGGATTTCAGAGGTACACGAGACGTTCCCTTCTACGGCCTCAATATCGCAGACAGTTGGATAACATCCGGGAAGAGCATTTAGATGCACTAGAGCCAGAAATTTTAGGGAAGGAGGAAATAACAACGCCAGGAACTTACACAACTGAACGCGTACCAACTTCTGAGGGAGAAACTCTTATTAATTCATCTGTTGGGTTTGGGCCAATCACAGTTGAAGCTAAGACTGCCGAGGGCGCTAGGGCAGAGGAGGCTGGTGTAGAAGATAAACGAGAAAGTATTGCCAGGCTGTTTCACAGTAATAACAAAAGACCGTTAAAGAAAAAGCTGTGA
- the LOC138041281 gene encoding uncharacterized protein encodes MQKRRKLANNLGVTSETKRLSHLRITDLIAAKEFLVDRDAYIYLDRLHEALAYKDERQASHMCKLLIRHFDFDPTNDVLDNLKIANTETLQKSNLSLIRIYGLDLSDRKNVKRLFALISRCPQVKKIELGFCSLTNEVTCKLFEETMKLETLHYLGVRGNKLDTVAVHMLHTLLERSENFPSLMWVDFRNNKGIITISGDLVNLLMQRRTKYRGLNGPDDRKSIISIQDAINGRLV; translated from the exons CTTGCAAACAACCTCGGAGTAACTTCAGAGACCAAGAGATTGAGTCATCTTCGAATTACAGACCTCATAGCTGCAAAGGAATTCCTCGTAGACAGAGATGCTTACATTTATTTGGACAG ACTCCACGAGGCCTTGGCATATAAAGATGAACGTCAAGCTAGTCACATGTGCAAGTTACTCATCAGGCATTTTGACTTTGACCCCACAAACGATGTCTTAGACAATTTAAAAATAGCTAATACGGAGACGCTACAAAAATCGAACTTGTCACTGATACGCATCTATGGCTTGGACCTCTCAGATAGAAAGAATGTCAAAAGATTGTTTGCACTGATTTCCAGATGCCCTCAGGTTAAGAAAATAGAGTTGGGTTTTTGTTCTCTTACTAATGAGGTTACTTGCAAGTTGTTTGAAGAAACCATGAAGCTGGAAACTCTCCACTACCTAG GTGTTCGTGGCAACAAACTTGACACCGTAGCTGTTCATATGCTTCATACATTGTTAGAACGATCGGAAAATTTTCCTAGTTTGATGTGGGTAGATTTCCGTAACAACAAAGGAATTATAACTATTTCAGGAGACCTCGTCAATCTTCTCATGCAAAGAAGAACAAAATATCGAGGCCTGAATGGGCCAGACGATAGAAAGTCGATTATAAGCATCCAAGATGCTATAAATGGAAGACTAGTATGA
- the LOC138042844 gene encoding uncharacterized protein, which produces MAAFRGLWICFLGIVVVSFFSGTYSKGMKMKRSPRKNTVRYTVHEKPPELVVNADPEGVKVQAKPSKLQVIAYPHLQGFSPYEHTAVLGPHSPPVNIGPNAPPVHIGPHVPAVHLSPRIPSLHYGTNAPLLHVRPHVPFVHMTPPVHAVNSLTGPPVHVMSPSTVYHQPPIVFHQPHFGYTAPSFGGYGALGGYGTGVGGYTGASGFFGRSTIPENDDESDEDNDIDTDNDSQNKKGKSKREVVQQKVKRQWFGWHPYPHTVNVGPHTPPIHVGPHYPPVHIGPHVPAVHIGPHVPVINVPSHVPAIHVRPHVPAVHLGPPVPIINAGNHFPAVHVTSPPTIYHRPPIVIHQPHIVHPYGGWKKRSEIARSKVSKDDNVKQEEVESEGSSADEETKKEEAQETEDKQIDKVETSGESSGEIQEDSGENPEERKEPQISTRSTEDVADVRQKRQMFSNANSGPNGDSVIFVHPSEHGTGSPAGLGDLAGGHGNPLEGGNPAEPFGDLSSKAFGEGFSPNSFPEGGQGGEMGAGGDSLAGLAGASLGGAAGLGGNEGAPVGANSYSEGGSLGGLGGQSAPEGELGGLGGLGGGMSSPLTGGLGGEEARSSVPRSFIPRRFREVTRGYLTRNPLDDGRKAPIVKKTQIPQPGQ; this is translated from the coding sequence ATGGCGGCCTTTCGGGGATTATGGATATGCTTTTTGGGGATTGTTGTGGTTAGTTTCTTCTCCGGCACTTATTCAAAGGGAATGAAGATGAAAAGAAGCCCCAGAAAAAACACCGTTCGTTATACCGTTCATGAAAAACCCCCAGAGCTAGTTGTGAATGCCGATCCCGAAGGAGTAAAGGTCCAAGCCAAGCCTTCGAAACTTCAAGTCATAGCTTATCCTCATTTACAAGGGTTTAGTCCCTATGAACACACAGCGGTTCTTGGACCACATAGTCCTCCTGTTAATATTGGCCCAAACGCACCTCCAGTTCATATTGGACCACACGTACCAGCAGTTCATCTTAGCCCACGAATTCCAAGTCTTCATTATGGAACAAACGCTCCGCTTTTACACGTAAGGCCTCATGTTCCGTTTGTTCATATGACGCCTCCTGTGCACGCCGTGAACTCTCTCACTGGCCCTCCAGTGCATGTTATGTCGCCATCCACAGTGTATCATCAACCACCCATTGTTTTCCATCAGCCGCACTTTGGCTATACAGCTCCATCATTTGGCGGATATGGTGCTCTTGGAGGCTACGGAACAGGTGTGGGTGGTTATACTGGAGCTTCCGGTTTCTTTGGACGATCTACGATCCCagaaaatgatgacgaaagCGACGAAGATAATGACATAGACACCGACAATGATTCTCAAAACAAAAAGGGTAAATCAAAACGTGAAGTTGTCCAACAAAAAGTTAAACGACAGTGGTTTGGGTGGCATCCATATCCACACACAGTAAACGTAGGACCGCACACACCACCTATTCATGTCGGGCCACATTATCCTCCCGTTCACATTGGTCCACACGTTCCAGCAGTCCACATTGGACCACACGTCCCAGTAATTAACGTTCCATCTCATGTCCCAGCAATCCATGTACGCCCCCATGTTCCTGCAGTCCACCTTGGCCCTCCTGTACCCATCATAAATGCTGGAAACCACTTCCCGGCTGTACATGTTACGTCACCACCTACCATTTATCATCGTCCTCCTATAGTCATCCACCAGCCTCATATTGTTCATCCTTATGGCGGATGGAAGAAAAGGTCAGAAATAGCGAGGTCCAAGGTGTCAAAAGACGATAACGTGAAGCAAGAAGAGGTTGAGAGTGAAGGAAGCAGTGCCgatgaagaaacaaagaaagaggAAGCTCAGGAAACTGAAGACAAACAAATTGATAAAGTAGAGACATCTGGAGAATCGAGTGGAGAAATTCAGGAGGACAGCGGAGAAAATCCCGAAGAGAGAAAAGAGCCGCAAATAAGCACAAGGTCTACCGAAGATGTTGCCGACGTTCGACAAAAGCGTCAGATGTTCTCGAATGCTAATTCCGGACCAAATGGAGATTCAGTAATATTTGTTCATCCAAGTGAGCACGGTACCGGGAGCCCCGCAGGACTTGGTGACTTGGCTGGTGGTCATGGAAACCCTTTAGAGGGTGGTAATCCAGCTGAGCCTTTTGGAGACCTGTCTTCCAAAGCATTTGGGGAAGGATTTAGCCCCAACTCGTTTCCAGAGGGAGGGCAAGGAGGAGAAATGGGTGCTGGTGGAGACAGCCTTGCTGGGCTAGCGGGAGCAAGCCTCGGGGGAGCAGCAGGTCTCGGAGGAAACGAAGGTGCTCCAGTAGGAGCTAATAGCTATTCTGAGGGTGGATCATTGGGTGGTCTTGGTGGACAAAGTGCACCTGAAGGAGAGCTTGGAGGTCTGGGAGGCTTAGGAGGTGGAATGTCATCGCCACTGACCGGAGGACTGGGAGGAGAAGAGGCAAGATCCTCTGTCCCGCGTTCTTTTATTCCCAGACGATTTAGGGAAGTAACAAGGGGCTACCTCACAAGAAACCCGCTTGACGATGGAAGGAAAGCTCCGATCGTAAAGAAAACCCAAATTCCACAACCAGGACAGTAG